The sequence TGCAGTTCGGGATCCGGGCCGGTGGGCTGCATCCTGTCCATCAACGCTTCCAATTGCCTGACGTCGTTGGACAGTCCGGGTGCCCGTGCCGGGCCATTGGCAGCAGGCTGCCCTTTCCTTTCCAATTGTGCCCCCGGGCTGCTTTGCTGGAGCTGTTGGTCAAGCTGTTCCAGTTTGTCCAGCAGGTCGCCTTCCCTTTCCCCGAGGTGCCCACCATCGGACAGGGGAAGCAGTGGACCACTTACTTTTTCACTATCGGAAGCCCTGTCCTTCAGATAGGGGTCCATCCGCATCAGTTCCTTCCGGTGGCTGGCCGCTTTGGCCTCCTTCCTGTAAAGTTCCATTTTTCCGAGCGTCCGCTGTTCGAGCTGCGGTTCGGGAAGGGCCGTGCTCAGCCTTTGCTTGGTGGCCCCGTTGTTCTTGTCCAGTCCCTGTCCCGCCCAGGTAAATGCCAGGATAAAGGGCAGGACGATCAGTGGCAGGACCAGCAAGAGGGTCCGTTGGTTGTTGTTGAATCTTTTCATGGTCTGTGTGTTTAAATTGTTGAACTGTCGAATCGATTAATGGCCGTTGGGGCCCAGGGGGCATTCCTGCTATTTCGGATACGGGCCCATGGTCCGTGCCGGAATGGGCCTGCAGGGCGATGACGGCCGCCCAGGCGGCAAAGAACAGGGAAAACAGTCCTATCCGCTGGTGGTACACCAACCGGTTGTCCAGTCCGGACAGGTAGGCTGCAAGGTCCCTTGGCAATCCCCTTATCCAGCTGGGCGGTGTTTCCATGTCGTTGTCTGGGTCCATTACGGTAGTAGTGGTTTGTTTCATCTTTTTTCGATTTTAAGGTCCTTGTTTTCCAGTGTTTCCCATTTTTCGATCAGCAGGCCATGCGGATTGTGCCGGGAGCGGGCCACTTCGCGCAGCACCCCGGTGGTGACCAGTCTTCTAGTCAGTTTCGAGGTGGGCCTGGTGATCTGCTGCCTGCCATAAAACCGGAAGCGGTAGGGCCGACTGTCCATGGCCAGTGTCACGCTGTCCACTGCCATTTCCTGGCTGATGTTCCCGGTAACCAACCGGTCATAGTACCCCTGCTCCCGCAATACCCGATAGGCGTCCCGCACCGTGCCGTCCCCCAGGTAAAGGGCCTCGGAGAGTTGCTGATTGATCAGGTCCCCATCAGGGGAAAGGGTAAAGAAGCGGTCATGGAACCGGATGACATGTTCCCTGGCTTCCACTTCCAGGTTGTCCTGCCTGCCGCTCGCAAAGGCTTCCATGACCTTTCCGTCCAGCAGGATGTACACCCGTTCGGTGGCCTGTTGCTGGAAGCGGTAGGAAAGCCATACCGCTCCCAGGGCCATCAGTATGGCCCCAAGGGACAGCACCAGGCTAAAGCGTTTCACATGCCCGAAGGCGGTTTCTATATTGGTCAGGTGTTCGAACATATCAGGTAAGGATTTTGGCAGCTGTGGTGGGGGCAGAGGTCACCATACGGCTTGTCTTGTGGAGCAGCGTGTCCCCACCGGCTGCATGGACGATGTAATTGGCCACCGAGGGCACGGTAAAATAACCGATGATGGCAATGACCAGGAAGATCAAATAGGCGGTATCGGTACTGGAAAAGAAGGTCTTGCCCTGGTTTTCCACCTGGCCGATGTCGATCAGGAGCATGTTCTCCTGGATCTTGCCGATGATGGCCCCGAAGATATTGGCTACCGGAAGCCACATGTACACGTTGATATAGCGGGCAATCCAGGAGCGCAGGGAATGCCCGAAACCGTCAAAGACGGAAATTCCCATGACAATGGGGCCCAGGACCGAAAGGATGATCAAATAAAAGACCCTGATGGTATTGATGCAAAGGGCGGCAGCATGGTAGAGCACCTCCAGCACTTCGCTCATCCATTTTTTGATGGAGTTGGAGAAGTTGAAGGAGGCCTTTTCCATGGCAAATTTGATATCATTGCCCAGGCCTTCCCAAAAGCCCTCTTCACTGCCTTCCGGATGGGTGTATTCATACCATCCTTCCCGGTTCCCGCTGCCGCTTTCGCCCACGTACATTTCCCAGTACTCGGTGGATTCCAATGCCCGCTGCTTTGCCTCCAGCAGACGGTCCACTGCCGCATTCGACCCTTCTACCATCCTTCCCGTTTCATTTGCCAGCGGGGAAAGCACGGCGTTCATCAAATGGAGCACGGAGGGGAAGAGCATGATGGCCATGCCCAGGGCAAAGGGGCGCAGCAGCGGATAGAAATCCACGGCCTCTGCCCTGGCGATATGTCCCCAGACCCTGCTTGCGATATAGAACAGGGCCGCAAAGCCCGCAATTGCCCGTCCTGCCCCGATCAGTTCGGAGGCCAGCGGCACCATGTCGGCATAGAGGCTGTCCAACACCTGGTGGAGTCCCCCTGCCCCGCCACTTACCCCTTGCGCCCGTGCACCGAGGGCCACAAAGCCCAATATTGCCGTTGCGATGGCCCTTTTCATGGCCGAAGGGACCGAAGGGTCTTCAGATCTGCTGCCCGCTGCTTTCGCTGCCGGTTCAGGACGGCGGCCTCGTTGTTGAAGGCCCGTACAAATACATAGCGGTCCTTGATCTCATCGAAGATCCGGTCAATGGCCGCCATCCTTTCCCCATCGGACATTTGCAGTTTGCCTCCCGTCACCACCAGCAGCAGCTCTTCCATGTTGCAGACGCTCATGTCGAGCAGGTTGCCGTAGACCAGGGCCAGGTAGTCGAGCTCTTCCCGGGAAAACTTCCCCCTGTCCAAAAACTGGCGGTAGGCCCTGCGGTATTCGGACAATATGACCTGTTGGTAGTGGATGATCCCGCCCACCTTATGGTAGCGTTTCACCACGGGGCTTACCGTGGAAAGCCCTTCGATAAAGAGCTTGTGCAGTCCAAAATTTCCCGAGGCAATGTCCCTTACCGCGTTATAGCCACGGCTCAGGGTCCGGTAGCCCTGGTACATGTCGTTGAGGATCTGCTTGAACTGGTTGAGCTTTTCCACGTTGAGCAGCAACTGTGAGGCTTCTCCGACCTGGGCACTGGCCCGGACCGGGGAAAGGCACAACATGCCCAGCAATAGTATTCCCGTCATAAAGTGTTTCATGGTTTTTTCAGTTGGTTCAGTTGTCGAATCGTTTTCAAATCCCCCGCATGCCAGGCCCGGTGCCGCAGCAATCGGTAGTTTGTACTGTTGAATTCCCGGAGAAACCGGTCCAGTGCCCGTAGTTCCACGTATAACCGGTCGACCAGCTCCAGGCGCTTCCCTTCGGAAAGCTCCAGTCCCGGTTGCAGTGCCACGGCCATCAGCTCGTCGAGCAGCTTGGACGCGGTCGATACCACATTTTCGAATACCTGTCCGAGGTACTGCTTTTCGGATGGCTTCAACCTGCCCTGGGCAGCAAACAGCTTTTTGGCCGTGTTTATCCGGCCCAGCAACCGGAGCTGTAAAGCGATAAATTCCGGGACAACTTGGTAATTTCTGACAGCCGGGCTGATCGAGGCAAGGCCGCCAAAGAAGTCCCCGTGCAGGTTGAACTCCCCGTTGCGGACCATCTGCACGGCATCCCATCCGGTTCGGAGCGTCTCATATCCTTTCCTGGCGTACCCGATATACAGTTGCAGCCCGGTAATCTGTTTGGCCAGGTAGGCCTTCTGGGTCTTTTTCTGCCGGAACCATTCGCCGAAGGTCTGGGCCCTGCCCGGCCAACAAAGCAGCCACAGCAGGAGTAAAAGGCTAGTCGTTTTCATCATGGATATCCTTTAAGGTTTTTACTGCTCCCTTGGCATGGCTCCGCTGCCGGGCGATCAACAGGTTGCGCTCGTTGAACCGCATCAGGTCGCTGAGGTTAAAGCGCACCTTCTTTTCCACCCTGTCGATCAGGGCAAGGCGTTCGCCGTCGTCCATTTTCATGTTGAAGGCGCTGACCACGCCGAGTACCTGTTCGAGGTTGCGCACCGAATGGTCGAGGATGCCCAGGTACACTTTTTCCATCCAGCGGAGTTCGGATGCCGAAAACTGGCCGCTGGCCGTGATGTGCCGCCAGGCCTTTTGGTATTCGGTGACCAGCCTGCCCTGCATCCGGGCAATGTCCCGGACCTTTTGGTACTGGGCAATGGCGCTCTTCACCTTCCAGAGACCGTCGTAATAATCCCCGTAAAGCTCCTTCTGCCGCTCGCCCCACTCGGCGATCTCCTCCAGCTTGAGCTTGTTGAGCGTATTTTCCAGCACCTTCTGGGCATTCTGCAGCCAGATGGTGTTGTTCTGCATGCGCTGGATCTTCAGGTCGATGGCCACGATGGCCTTTTTCACCCCTTTGCGGATGATCTCCAGGATATAGGCCGGTACTGCTGCCTCCGTGCGGGGCATTTGCGGGGCCCCAAATAGCAGCAGCCCGGCCAGTATCACTGTTTTCACTCCCTTTGGCACCCTCATTCCTGACCTCCCTTCATTTCCATGGCCACCGAGGCGATCCCCTTTTCAAGGTCGCCCCCGAAGGCACGGGCCCTTTCCTGCACCTTTATCTTCTCCTTTTGTTCGGTGGTATAGGCCAGGTATTCCTCCGGCGACACCTCGGTACGGTACACCTTGCCCACCGGGCCCAGGCCGATGAACACTTCCTTGTACTTTCTGCCCGGTTCGTTGGCCCTGTTGATCGACATGACCTGCATGGTCTCCTTCTCGGTAAGGCCCAACAGCTCGCGGATCCCGTCGAACTTGTTGCGGTACTTGGACTGGTCGAGCAGGATCTTGCAGTCCGAGTTGTTGATGATGGCCTGTTTGATGATGGGGCTCGAGATGATGTCCTCTACTTCCTGGGTGACCACTACGGCCTCCCCGAAGAACTTGCGGACCGTCTTGAACAAATATTTGATGTATTCTGCCATCCCTTCCTTGGCAATGGCCTTCCAGGCCTCCTCGATCAGGATCATCTTGCGCACGCCGCGCAGCTTCCGCATCTTGGAAACGAAGATCTCCATGATGATCAGCGTGACCACCGGAAACAGGATGGGGTGGTCCTTGATGTTGTCGAGCTCGAAGACGATAAACCGCTGTTCGAGCAGGTCGAGGTTTTCCCGCGCGTTGAGCAGGTAGTCGAACTCCCCGCCCCGGTAATAGGGCCGCAGCACGTACAGGAAGTTGTCGATGTCAAAGTCGCGGTCCTTTACGCCCTGCGCTTCCAGCTGCTGTTTGAAACCTGTTGAACAGAATTCAAAAAAGGTATCAAAACAGGGAAAGGTCTCCCCGTCGAGTCCTTCATAATAACTTCCCAGGGCGTTGGAGATGGCCACGTACTCGCTGCGCGTAAAGGTCTCGTCGTCCTTTTTCCACAGGGCCAGCAGCAGCGTCTTGATGCTTTCCTTCTTTTCGGTGTCCAGGGGCCTTCCCCCCAGGTGGAAGGGGTTGAAGCAAATGGGACGGTCCTGCTCATAGGTAAAGTAATAACCGCCCACCAGCTCGCACAGTCCGCGGTAGGAATGCCCCACGTCCACCAGCACCACATGGGCACCTTTGGCATGGTAGCTGCGCACCATATGGTTGGTAAAGAAGCTCTTGCCGCTGCCCGATGGCCCGAGGATGAACTTGTTGCGGTTGGTGGTCCAGCCGCGTTCCATGGGCTCATCGGAAAGGTCCACGTTGACCGGCTTCCCCGTCTGCCGGTCTCCCAGCCGCATGCCAAAGGGCGAGGGGCTGGAGACATAGCCCGTTTCCATGTTGAACAGGCAGCTGGCCTGCCGGCCAAAGGTCAAAAAGGTCTCCTCCTTGGGCAGTGCCGCCGCATTGCCGGGGATCCCTGCCCAGAACAGCTGTGGGGCGGCAAGGCTTTCCTCCTTGGCCACCGCATCGAGCCTGGCAAAGGCCGCGCCCGTTTTGTTCCTGACCGCTTTGGTTTCCTCCGGGTCCTCCGACCAGGCGACCACATTGAAATGCGCCCTTACCGGCCGGCTGCCTTCCCGGATGCTCTCGTTGAGGTATTCCTGGATCGCCTGCCCGGAATGGAGGTTCTCCCTGCTGTAGGCGGAAAGGCCCTGCATGCGAAGGGCCCTGCTCTCGAGCTCCTTTGCCACGGCCTGCCCGTTTTCCATGACCACATACTGGTTGTAGATATGGTCGATGTCCAGCAGCTGGCCCAGAGGGGCTGCCTGGCCGATGGCAAAGGTCCTCTTGTCGGTACCGTATGCTTCATGCGACATGTGGTCGTGCAGGACATTGGGCAGGCATTCCATTTCGGACAGGGAAAACACCTGCACCCTGGAAGTGCCTATCCGCAGTTCCGGCTTGAAGGCAATGTCTTTTATCCGGGGCTTTGCCGCACAGGGATCCAAAAACAGGTAGCTTTCCAATAATCCCGGGGCTTGGGAAGTACCCAGAAGGTCCGCATCGGCCATTCTCACGATTTCCGTTCCGCCGTCGGCGACCGTTTGGACAAACTGGCCCAGCACGTTTTCAAACTCCTCCAACCTTTTGCCGTCCAGCAGTTCGGGCGAAAGGAACCTTGGCGCCAGCAGGTTGGAGCTGGCCAGACCGCTAGGCCCCTTCCCCTTTCGCGGAAGCGTCAGGAAAAGGCAACAGCGATGGTCAAGGTAGGGACGCTCGTGGAAGAACAGCCCGCTGCTCCTGTCCAAAAAGTCCCTGCCTTCGGTTGGGACAGTCCCCTTAAAGCCCTTTCGGACAAACCAGTCCTGTTTATGGAGGATGCACCCTTCCGGTAAAAGCCGGATCGCTTTGGCCCAGTTGGACTGCAGGGCGGAATAGCCAGGTCCATCGAGGGTAAAGATTTCCGGTAACCGGAGCGCATAGCTTGCGGTGATGTCCCCTGCTCCGCTGATCAGGAATCCCTTTTCCAGCTTCCTGATGGGAAACCACCTGTCCAGTTCCCTTACATTGCTCCTATCCATGTGCTGTCGGGTTCAGTGTTCTGACAAAGTCCCGGTCACGCACCTTGATCCCCAGGGGGACCTTGCGGTGGACCAGCCGTTTTTTCAGGCCGTGCCGGCCATATTTCCTGTTCATTTTGAAGGTCCCTTCCACCAACAGGTAGCCCATAAAGCCACAGGCCACCCCGTTGGTCCAAAAGGACAGGCCCAGCACATAGCCCATCGCAAATACCAGCAGCAATACCACCAGGCCAATGCCCAGGTACAGGATGTACTGTGCCTGCAGGCCCTTAAAGGAAATGGGCCGGTTGACGCCCTTGTTGACCGTATAGCGCTTCATGTCAACCGAAGAAGCTGGTGAGCACGGTGGCCACGATGACCAGGAACACGCAGCTGCCGAACCATGCGGCGGCCACCTTGCCGGTATCCGGCTCCCCGGAGTTCCACTTGTTGAAGACCTTTACCGCGCCGATCAGCCCGACGATGGCACCGATGGCGTACATCAGGTTGACCCCGGACTGGAAGTAGCTGCGCACCTTGGTGGTGGCCTCCATGATGCCGGCATTGCCGTCCTGTCCGAATGCCGACAGGGAAATCCCCGTCAGCAGCAGAATGAGCAGCCCTTTACTGAGTTGGTTGTGTGTCATGGTGTGATGGTTTGGTGTTTTCCCTTTCCACCGCCCGGCAGAAAGGTGCTTGTGAAAGCAGGTCCAATTGGATATGGGAAGGGACGATCAGTTTGCCCTTTTTGAACCTGGGCGGGTCAAGGCCCGCATGGATACGGGCATACTCCTGGAAGGCACGGCAGAGCGTTTCCTCCCCTGCCGGGGAAATGCGTGCATGTTGACGGGCTTTCCTTTTTGCAAGGGCAAACGGTCCGAACAGGATGGAGAGCACGATCATATAGTACAGGAGAACGGTTCCGGCCAATGCTGACCAGAAACCCGGGCCAAACGAGATCCATTCCGGCATATCCTTTTTTGGTTTGATGATGGTACAAATCTCAAAAAGGCCGCAATAAAAAATTCACCAGTCGGTGCGGACTCCGGTAAAAAAAATCTCCGAAGCACCAATCCTTGGCCCCTCCCTTGGGACCAGGGCCCTTTCCGACCACACGGGCCAAGGGTACCAGGCCCGGAGGGAAACTTCACTCCATGACCGGTTGCACTGCCCCGGCCATTGGGCAATGCCAAGCCGCACCCAGGACGGTCGCCCCATGCATTGGAAGGGACTAGAGTCCTTCACTCTCCAGTATATAGTCCTCCAATTTCTCCTTCAGCACCTCCAGGAACAATGTCCTTCCCTTTTTACGGATCCTGATCTCCTGGAACCGTTTATATACGTCCCCCATGTCCCCACCGAGCAGTTGCCCCATGACCTTGGCCACTTCCCTGATCTCTGCCTGTCCATGGTTGAGCACTCCGGCCACTTTTAGGGCATAGACGAGTTCTACCAACTGGTTTTTCTTCCCCGTCCATTTGAGTGTCACCTGTTTCTGTGCCGTGGCCGGCGGTCCTTGGAGGGACTGGATGGCCGAATTGATGTACTTGTTGATCCTGATAGCGGCAAGTATGGTCGAGATCCCCAAGCAGGCCACGGTACAACTGCTCCTGTCGATCGGTGTGTGAAAGGCCCTTGACACCAGAAAGTCGGCCCTTCCCGCCCGCAAAAAATAATGCCGGTCGAAATGGGTCCTGTCCAGCATGTAATATTGGTGAAGGTCCCTGTTGAAATTCAAAAATGCCTGGAGCTTTTGCTGTTCTTTCAGGAGGTATTTGACCTGGTCACCTTTTTGGGAAATCGGCCGTGCTGATTCCAGGTTGAACAGTTCGGCATAATAGATGGATTCCGAATGGAAATCCGGCTTTATGTGCTTAAAAAAATGGATTTCCGCTGCCTCGTCACCGAATTCATATTTTGCCAGGGCCACATCGAGCTCCCCCAGTACCTTTTCGGCATTTTTGTGTGCGGCCTGCAAATGAAACAAACGGTCCTCTCCCAGGGCACTGGCCTCTGGCAGCTCCCTGTCCAGGCGTTCTTTTAGCGTTTGGGCCAATTTTTGAATATCCATGGTTTCAGTTGGTTTTCCTTGCGTGCATCAAAATTGTCCTGTACCAGGTCTCCCATGCGGCCACCTGTCCTTCCATCAATTCCAAAAATGCCGACATTCCATTTCGTGCTTCATTTGGCCTTTCGGCAAAAAACTTTTCCTTGAGGGCATTCATGAGCTCCCTTTCCTCTCCGTACGCTTCCATGAGTTCCCGCACCACCCTTTTGCTGTCCTTGCGTTCCGCCCTGCTTTTAAGGGGTACCAGGTTATGGGGAAGGTTGCCGAACACCACCGTGTCCACGGCCAATATTTCATTGGACAACCGTACCAGGTTGCTGCCCATTTCCATATAGGCCTCCAAAAATCCCTGGTGGGGCCTCAGTTCCCGCCACTGTTCCCTGTAGACGATCTTCAGCAGCTGCATGCACAGTTTACCTTCCGAAAACCGTTGGCGCTGCCGTTCATATTCCCTTATTTGGGATTCGGTCTCAATGGGATAATGGATGAATTGCCAGTCCCTGCCGCCGACATAGTCCCCTATCAAGGCCGACAGTAATTCAACTCCTTCGGCATCCATGGAAATTTCATTGAACAGGTCTTTTACTGCCGTAACATAGGCCTGTCCCCGTACCGGTACATCCGACTGTGTTCGTGTCCGTAGACCGGGATCTATCCATGTCTTTACCTCCTTCCAATATTTGGATCGTTCCCTTAGCGGTACCTGGTACATAAAAACATCAATGGCGGTAAGCAGGGAGATCACCCTACCTGCCCAGGCCACCCGCTCCTCGTTCCCCAGGGGATATAGCCTCCCCACCAAAAAATCCATTTTCATTTCCCCCAAGGTCCTGGCCGCCTCGGTATTCAGTGGCACAAAAAAATAGGTCCGCCAGGCATCCAGTGAGCCTTTGATGAATTCCCGCTCACGGTGGTCCCGCAAGGGGAAGCCCTTGTGCAGGACCATTGAGGTCCGGTCTGAGGTCCTTTCCCCGGGATCCGTCCCGATCCTTGCCATGGTCCTGATGGAGATGTCCAGCAGTTGCGCCAACTGCTTCTGGGTCAGTTTTCCCACTTCACCCCTTAATTTCTCCCTGACCATCCGCCATGCCGATCGATAGGGCAGTCCATCGATTTCCGTCCAAAACCGCTCCCAGCTTTCCGTATGGGCCACCACCCTTTCGTATAAAATCCTAAAACCCTCCATATTGGGAAGGATCATCTCCAGGTTGTCCCTTGAGCAACAGGCCACCCTGCACGGTTGCAGGGCGACCACTTCATGGTTGCTGTCCAATTGCTTCTCGAAACTTGCCAGGTCCATGGCAAAATACTGTGGCGGGTATACCCGGCGTAGCCTGTTGTTCAGGGTGATCCCCGCCAACCCTTCCATGATAAAATTCACTTCGTTTTCTTCCCTGCCCTTTTTTCTGATCACTTCGTTTTTCCGATAGGTAAAAAATTTAACCCGGTGCTCGATGGATTCATAGTGTTCCATATCCACCTTGTAAAAATCGTCCAGCAGGTCTTTGAGTTTTTCGAGGTCCGATAACTTTTTCATAGTTTCTTATTTAGATTAAAAAAACCAACATTCAGGCATGGCAAAAAACCCATTCCTCAACAGTCAAGGAAAAAGCAACCACACATTAAAACAATGG comes from Echinicola vietnamensis DSM 17526 and encodes:
- the traK gene encoding conjugative transposon protein TraK, whose protein sequence is MFEHLTNIETAFGHVKRFSLVLSLGAILMALGAVWLSYRFQQQATERVYILLDGKVMEAFASGRQDNLEVEAREHVIRFHDRFFTLSPDGDLINQQLSEALYLGDGTVRDAYRVLREQGYYDRLVTGNISQEMAVDSVTLAMDSRPYRFRFYGRQQITRPTSKLTRRLVTTGVLREVARSRHNPHGLLIEKWETLENKDLKIEKR
- the traJ gene encoding conjugative transposon protein TraJ produces the protein MKRAIATAILGFVALGARAQGVSGGAGGLHQVLDSLYADMVPLASELIGAGRAIAGFAALFYIASRVWGHIARAEAVDFYPLLRPFALGMAIMLFPSVLHLMNAVLSPLANETGRMVEGSNAAVDRLLEAKQRALESTEYWEMYVGESGSGNREGWYEYTHPEGSEEGFWEGLGNDIKFAMEKASFNFSNSIKKWMSEVLEVLYHAAALCINTIRVFYLIILSVLGPIVMGISVFDGFGHSLRSWIARYINVYMWLPVANIFGAIIGKIQENMLLIDIGQVENQGKTFFSSTDTAYLIFLVIAIIGYFTVPSVANYIVHAAGGDTLLHKTSRMVTSAPTTAAKILT
- a CDS encoding TerB family tellurite resistance protein, which produces MKHFMTGILLLGMLCLSPVRASAQVGEASQLLLNVEKLNQFKQILNDMYQGYRTLSRGYNAVRDIASGNFGLHKLFIEGLSTVSPVVKRYHKVGGIIHYQQVILSEYRRAYRQFLDRGKFSREELDYLALVYGNLLDMSVCNMEELLLVVTGGKLQMSDGERMAAIDRIFDEIKDRYVFVRAFNNEAAVLNRQRKQRAADLKTLRSLRP
- a CDS encoding conjugal transfer protein TraI, producing MKTVILAGLLLFGAPQMPRTEAAVPAYILEIIRKGVKKAIVAIDLKIQRMQNNTIWLQNAQKVLENTLNKLKLEEIAEWGERQKELYGDYYDGLWKVKSAIAQYQKVRDIARMQGRLVTEYQKAWRHITASGQFSASELRWMEKVYLGILDHSVRNLEQVLGVVSAFNMKMDDGERLALIDRVEKKVRFNLSDLMRFNERNLLIARQRSHAKGAVKTLKDIHDEND
- a CDS encoding TraG family conjugative transposon ATPase; protein product: MDRSNVRELDRWFPIRKLEKGFLISGAGDITASYALRLPEIFTLDGPGYSALQSNWAKAIRLLPEGCILHKQDWFVRKGFKGTVPTEGRDFLDRSSGLFFHERPYLDHRCCLFLTLPRKGKGPSGLASSNLLAPRFLSPELLDGKRLEEFENVLGQFVQTVADGGTEIVRMADADLLGTSQAPGLLESYLFLDPCAAKPRIKDIAFKPELRIGTSRVQVFSLSEMECLPNVLHDHMSHEAYGTDKRTFAIGQAAPLGQLLDIDHIYNQYVVMENGQAVAKELESRALRMQGLSAYSRENLHSGQAIQEYLNESIREGSRPVRAHFNVVAWSEDPEETKAVRNKTGAAFARLDAVAKEESLAAPQLFWAGIPGNAAALPKEETFLTFGRQASCLFNMETGYVSSPSPFGMRLGDRQTGKPVNVDLSDEPMERGWTTNRNKFILGPSGSGKSFFTNHMVRSYHAKGAHVVLVDVGHSYRGLCELVGGYYFTYEQDRPICFNPFHLGGRPLDTEKKESIKTLLLALWKKDDETFTRSEYVAISNALGSYYEGLDGETFPCFDTFFEFCSTGFKQQLEAQGVKDRDFDIDNFLYVLRPYYRGGEFDYLLNARENLDLLEQRFIVFELDNIKDHPILFPVVTLIIMEIFVSKMRKLRGVRKMILIEEAWKAIAKEGMAEYIKYLFKTVRKFFGEAVVVTQEVEDIISSPIIKQAIINNSDCKILLDQSKYRNKFDGIRELLGLTEKETMQVMSINRANEPGRKYKEVFIGLGPVGKVYRTEVSPEEYLAYTTEQKEKIKVQERARAFGGDLEKGIASVAMEMKGGQE
- a CDS encoding DUF4133 domain-containing protein, which codes for MKRYTVNKGVNRPISFKGLQAQYILYLGIGLVVLLLVFAMGYVLGLSFWTNGVACGFMGYLLVEGTFKMNRKYGRHGLKKRLVHRKVPLGIKVRDRDFVRTLNPTAHG
- a CDS encoding DUF4134 domain-containing protein; its protein translation is MTHNQLSKGLLILLLTGISLSAFGQDGNAGIMEATTKVRSYFQSGVNLMYAIGAIVGLIGAVKVFNKWNSGEPDTGKVAAAWFGSCVFLVIVATVLTSFFG
- a CDS encoding RteC domain-containing protein — translated: MDIQKLAQTLKERLDRELPEASALGEDRLFHLQAAHKNAEKVLGELDVALAKYEFGDEAAEIHFFKHIKPDFHSESIYYAELFNLESARPISQKGDQVKYLLKEQQKLQAFLNFNRDLHQYYMLDRTHFDRHYFLRAGRADFLVSRAFHTPIDRSSCTVACLGISTILAAIRINKYINSAIQSLQGPPATAQKQVTLKWTGKKNQLVELVYALKVAGVLNHGQAEIREVAKVMGQLLGGDMGDVYKRFQEIRIRKKGRTLFLEVLKEKLEDYILESEGL
- a CDS encoding cyclic nucleotide-binding protein, whose amino-acid sequence is MKKLSDLEKLKDLLDDFYKVDMEHYESIEHRVKFFTYRKNEVIRKKGREENEVNFIMEGLAGITLNNRLRRVYPPQYFAMDLASFEKQLDSNHEVVALQPCRVACCSRDNLEMILPNMEGFRILYERVVAHTESWERFWTEIDGLPYRSAWRMVREKLRGEVGKLTQKQLAQLLDISIRTMARIGTDPGERTSDRTSMVLHKGFPLRDHREREFIKGSLDAWRTYFFVPLNTEAARTLGEMKMDFLVGRLYPLGNEERVAWAGRVISLLTAIDVFMYQVPLRERSKYWKEVKTWIDPGLRTRTQSDVPVRGQAYVTAVKDLFNEISMDAEGVELLSALIGDYVGGRDWQFIHYPIETESQIREYERQRQRFSEGKLCMQLLKIVYREQWRELRPHQGFLEAYMEMGSNLVRLSNEILAVDTVVFGNLPHNLVPLKSRAERKDSKRVVRELMEAYGEERELMNALKEKFFAERPNEARNGMSAFLELMEGQVAAWETWYRTILMHARKTN